In one window of Pseudochaenichthys georgianus chromosome 5, fPseGeo1.2, whole genome shotgun sequence DNA:
- the LOC117446106 gene encoding zinc finger protein 436-like — translation MEEDSKTPVEQAAASDSQKPRTREGPRSHSCQHCDKSFATSGYLLIHQRVHSGEKPYSCDQCGKAFKQKCHLNRHNISHTGEKPHICGQCGKAFSLADDLRAHYGIHTGEKPYSCDQCGAAFSKKSHLKTHNYIHTGEKPFSCDQCEKSFTTSSDLKKHRRIHSGEKPYSCNQCEKSFPRLCALNRHQRTHTGEKPYWCDLCGKTFARAYILQVHRRLHTGEKPYWCEQCEKTFITSGALSAHQRIHTESI, via the coding sequence AAACCGAGAACAAGAGAGGGTCCCCGAAGTCACAGCTGTCAGCACTGTGACAAGTCCTTTGCAACGTCTGGATATCTATTGATTCACCAGAGAGTTCATAGCGGAGAGAAACCCTACAGCTGTGACCAATGTGGGAAAGCTTTCAAACAGAAGTGTCACCTCAACAGACATAACATATCCcacactggagagaaaccacacatctGTGGCCAATGTGGGAAAGCTTTTTCATTAGCTGATGATTTAAGAGCCCATTAtggtattcatactggagagaAACCATATAGCTGCGACCAATGTGGGGCGGCTTTCTCCAAAAAATCTCATTTGAAAACTCACAATTAcattcacactggagagaaaccattcagctgtgaCCAATGTGAGAAATCTTTCACCACCAGTAGTGACCTGAAGAAACACAGACGTATTCATTCTGGAGAGAAACCATACAGCTGCAACCAATGTGAAAAATCTTTCCCAAGGCTATGTGCACTAAATCGTCACCAGCGTACtcacactggagagaaaccgtactggtgtgaccTTTGTGGGAAGACCTTTGCTCGGGCCTACATCCTACAGGTCCACCGACGCCTTCACACCGGAGAGAAACCCTACTGGTGTGAGCAGTGTGAGAAAACCTTTATTACGAGTGGTGCGCTGAGTGCCCACCAACGCATTCACACTGAGTCCATCTAA